A single genomic interval of Arachis duranensis cultivar V14167 chromosome 7, aradu.V14167.gnm2.J7QH, whole genome shotgun sequence harbors:
- the LOC107459508 gene encoding uncharacterized protein LOC107459508, which yields MAKMSLDNFVGGSLHMKKMLEEANELIEMVAKNQYLYSFERNPMNSKALEKMPPYRAFMNGLLSEKKVLKEDEIVVLTKECNTLIQSKLPTKMPDSGSFQILCTIGNVTFDKALCDLGPSINLMPLSMMRKLKIQEAQPTKIALQMANKSLRQAHGLVKNVLVKLGELFL from the exons ATGGCTAAGATGTCTCTGGATAATTTCGTAGGAGGTTCCCTGCACATGAAGAAGATGCTTGAAGAGGCTAATGAGCTCATAGAGATGGTTGCTAAAAATCAGTATCTTTACTCTTTTGAGAGGAACCCTATGAATTCTA AGGCTCTGGAGAAGATGCCTCCCTATAGAGCTTTCATGAATGGCTTACTCTCTGAGAAGAAAGTCTTAAAGGAAGATGAAATAGTGGTGCTGACCAAAGAGTGTAATACGCTCATTCAGAGCAAACTGCCTACGAAGATGCCAGATTCAGGGAGCTTTCAGATTCTCTGTACTATTGGGAATGTCACTTTTGACAAGGCTCTTTGTGATCTTGGCCCAAGTATCAATCTGATGCCATTATCTATGATGCGGAAGCTGAAAATTCAAGAGGCACAGCCTACAAAGATAGCATTGCAGATGGCTAACAAGTCTCTAAGGCAAGCACATGGGCTAGTGAAAAATGTCTTGGTCAAGCTTGGAGAGCTATTCCTGTAG